TGTCAAAGTTATTATGATGGCCTTCGAAGCCCCAAATAATCTAGCCATTTGTTACCTCTCTGACCTCTCCTGCTCAGCCAGCAAGCGTCCTAATATATCCTTCAAACACACCAGGTGTGCTCTCACCTTAGGGCCTTTGCTATAGCTGTTCCCTGTCCCTGGTATGTTTTTCTCCCAGATATCCACATGGTGAAACACCTTATCTCCTTGCTCAAATGTCAAGAAGACCTACCTCGAACCACCTTATTTAACATTGCAATCTACACAGCAATCTCAATGTCTCTAACTCTGCTTTATTATTTTCCCATATCACTTATCATCTCCTAATATACTATATAACATACTAATTGCTTGTATTGTTTATTGACTATAGCCTCCCACCAGAATGAAAGCTCCTAAGCACagacatttttgtttaatttgttcaCTGATATATCCCAAACAGACCAATACTTTGCACAGGGCAAGTACTCAAGAAATATTATTTGTATGAATTAATCAACACTTGAAACTGGAGCTTAAATATGGACTAGAGAGATCTGAGGCCAGCAGAAGAAAACTCAAATGGCCCAGATACACTCAGCACCTAAATTATGCTCCCAGACAATTAGCTACTTATAAAAGCTGTATTATTTCCTTCAGATCTCAAGAAGGACTGTCACAGCACTGCTGACCTCTGCATGATACTAAACCACACTAGAAACAAACATACAGGAAGTACGAGAAGGAATGTCCACTATTTTCACCTTTCCCTATAGGTGACTCCATATTAAACATAGTCCTGTCTTCTTTCTCTGACTTGAAAagtcacttttccttttctttttctctctttttttttttttttgagcagagtctcactctgtcgcccaggctggagtgcagtggtacaatctcagttcactgcagcctctgccttctgagttgaAGTGATtgttgtgcttcagcctcccaagtagctgggattacaggcgtgcaccaccacacctagctaacttttgtattttttgtagagatgaggtttcaccatgttggccagactggtctcgaacccctggcctcaactgatctgcccaccctggcctcccaaagtgctgggattacaggcgtgcgccaccgcgcctggccaaaagtcACTTTTCAATACTACATAATTTAGGAATTAGAGAAAGCAGGTCAGGCAAGGGGCTAACGTGGCTTTCAAAATGATGAATTTATTCCCATGGATTAAGCACAGACTCTTACAGGTTAGAACTAGAAGACTATCATTtatgtcagtggttctcaaccatgGCTGTATATTTGAATCCCGGAGGCACTTAAAAAACACTGTAGCTGCCCCTCCCTTGGGTGAGGCTCAGGTAGCATAGGTTTCAAAAGCTTCCTAGGTCACTaaagttcccaggtgattccaatgtgcaaaCAAGTTTGAGAACTGATGAGCTATATGACCTTGGGGAAATTACTTGGCTTCACTGAGCCTAACTCATGTGGCttttgtgaggactaaatgagatttTGCACATATACCATCAGGTGCTATTAGTATCACTGCCACTTCTCCCTtttccatcatcaccaccaccaccttttctactattactattatcatcattGGTGGTatcatttccttcctccttttctttctttttattgagatttaatttacatatcataaaatccagccttttaaaaatgtatgattcagtggtttttagtatactcacaaagttgtgcaaccatcaccaccatttaattccagaacattttcatcaccccagaaagaaatgCCATACCCATGAGCAacctctcctcccagcccctgggaaccactaatctactttctatctttaCGCATTTAACTATTCCGGatatttcatatgaatgaaaTCCTACAGCATGTAGCCTTTCATGTcaggcttttttcacttagcataacatttttgaagatcatccacattgtagcatgctTCATTTTTAGGactgaataatagtccattgtatggatacatcacattttgttttcagcagtttttctcactttttggcaattatgaataatactgctatgaacacttATACACACTGTTTTGTGTGCCCATGTTTCCAGTTCTCTTGTGTATACAGCCAGGAGTGGAactgttgggtcatatggtaaatctatgtttaacttttttttttttttgagacggagtctcgctctgtcgcccaggctggcgtggggtggcgcgatctcggctcactgcaagttccgcctcctgggttcacgccattctcctgcctcagcctcccaagcagctgggactacaggtgcccgccaccacgcctggctaattttttgtattttttagtagagacggggtttcaccgtgttagccaggatggtctctatctcctgactttgtgatccacccgcttcggcctcccagagtgctgggattagaggcgtgagccaccgcacccggcctatgttTAACTATTTGAGCAATTACTAAACTCTCTAAAGTGGCTGCAGCACCATTTTATATTGCCACCATCAGTGTACAAGGATTctgatttctctacatcctcaccaacatttgttattatctTTCTGACCCTAGCCATCCTAgtatgaagtggtatttcattgttgtGATGTGCATTTTCctggtgactaatgatgttaatcatcttttctttcttttctttttcaatactggattggggtctctgttgcccaggctggagtacagtggcacaatcttagatCACCACAGCACTGAactctaggctcaagtgatccttcctgcctcagcctctccagtagctgggactacaggtgcatgccgccatggctggctgatttttaaattttttttgtagagacaaagttctcactatgttgcccaggttagtttTCAAtgcctgacctcaaacaatcctcctgcctcgacctcccaaagtgctgggatttcgggcgtgagccaccatgcccagccaacgttaagcatcttttcatgttctcACTGGCCGTTTGTGTATCTTCTTGCCTATCCAAattcttaaccatttttataCTGGAttagttgtctttttattactaagttgtaagagttctttatatattctagatacattCTGCTGATCCTTATAAGAtacatgttttacaaatattgtcCCTCATTTTGAGGGTTATCTTTTATCCTTCACTTTCCTGACAGTGTCCTTTGaagtatgaacatttttaattttaatgaagtccaatttatctatttttcctttggttgcttGTGTATTACTAACTTTTAAGAAGATAGGAAAAAAGTTATGAAGATATTCTATAACCAAGTAAGTTGTTCAGACTTATAATAATCCCTCATTAAATCATGAATTCCCATATAGAAAACACATCCACTTTATCTGGGGGGAGGGCAGGAAGGAATGCAATTCAtctcttacatttttaattaactagattttcagataaaatattaGACCTTTGAATGTCAAATGTCCAAGAAActgcaaagaaataaaacctgAGTTAGATTTGTGTGTTTTCAGAGCCATTTGTTGCAACAGCTAGATGTTCATAATCCTTACAAGAAGTGGAATTGTTTTTTCAAATTgagcatatttaaatatttttaaaagagtttcaaACAAGTTTTCTGCAACTGTACAAAATTAGTGGCATGACATAACCTAAATGTTCTATTactgctcaataaatactaaCTAGACAATACATAATCCCAAATAATCAACTGGCATGATATAATTTTCCAATGTAATAATCCCAAAGAATCAATTGTGATTATAGTAATTTTTCtaaccaaaacaacaaaagttGGTCATTATGAATCTCTTGAAAAAGGTAATCAGTACCTCTATTATGTTTTTTTACTTTGTCAacaaactttttaattaaaaaaactttttgatttaaaaattgttgGTGGCAAtagttgtacaacaatgtgaatgcacttaTTGCCActgaaatgcatattttaaatggtaAATCTTATGTATATttaaccacaattttaaaaagagaaaaggggagaaaataaaagagaaaaaaagagtaggaaAAACAGAGACCCCTAAAACAAATAAACCAGTCTGAGCACCTGCTGGCAGACAACACCTGGACATTCAAGAAAAGCAGGCTGAGGAAGGCACAGTTCACTGGGCACGCAGACAGATCGCCAGCAAAGCAGGCTCTATAAACAGCATAGGCGGTAGTTACCCTGGAAGAGTAATATGACCCATCATATATCCAGAGAGCTTTGTTTCTAAAGTAAGATGCAGGGCTCTAAAAGGATGTCCTTCATACTTCCTAAGACCTGGGTTGCATCAAAATGTCATTCATTGTATCTTCATACCACTTACACCACGATCCTCTTAAAATGAAGTTAAGCTAATTAATGGCAGTATGTTGTTTTTTGGTTAACAGGAAACTAGTGTACCAgtactctaaagaaaaaaaaagaaagcgagGAAACCTCAGGGCAAAGAACCATGAAAAATCCACAATGTACCTCCTTGCTTTGCAGTTCTTTTAAGAATATTGTTTAGTGTCTAAAACAAGTAAAATGGCATTTTTTCAGGAAACACCTTTGACCATACTTCCAAAGTAATAAAGCCTATTTAGTCCAGCTTCTCAATTTATAGCCATAACTGTACATTACAAGGCAATAGTTCTTTAATGTACGAACTTGGGACACAGATTTTTCAAAAAGTGAATAAAGCCAAAGAAGATTTTGTGAAAATAGTTCTCATAAATATAACAAGCACcactgaatataattttattctaaattgaTCCAGTTTATGTTCCAAATCCTATTTTTATAGCCTTCCTATGGTAAATGCTCAACAAGGATTTGCTGAATAGATGAATGAGAAGGACCAAGTCTTAATTTGAATTTGTTCTGGTAACAGAGAGATAATCACATAAATGAAAAACTCCTTATTCTGGCTATGATTAAAAGGtgagaaaataacagatgttggtgaggttgcagaggaaagggaagtacttatacactgctggtgggactgtaaattagttcaggcactgtggaaagtagtttggagacttctcaaagaacttaaaatagaattaccattcaactcAGCGATCCCCTTActgagtatacacccaaaggaatgttaatcattctaccaaaaagacacatgaatgtgtatgttcatcacaacactattcacaatagcaaagacatagaatcaatgTAGATGCCCATCAACGGTGGACTGTATTAAAAagtgtggtacacatacaccacgGACTACTACACAGGCATAAAAACGAAGAAagtcatatcctttgcagcaacatggacacagctggaggccataatcctaagtgaagtaaaaacagcaacaacaacaaaaaaccaaatactacatgttcccgcttacaagtgggagctaaacattgaatacacatggaGATAAAAAGAGGcccaacagacactggggcctacttgaggggagatagtaggaggagggtgaggtttgaaaaactacctatcaggtactatgctcactacctgtgacctgggtgacaaaatcatttgcacaccaaaccccagcaacacacaatttacccacgtaacaaatctgcacatgtgctccttgaacctaaaataaaggttggagaggccaggtggggtggttcacgtctgtaatcccagaactttggaggccaaggcgggcagatcgcgcggtccaggagttcgagaccagcctgaccaacatggtgaaacacccctgtctctactaaaaatacaaaaattagctgggagtggtggtatgcacctgtaatcctggctactcaggaggctgaggcaggagaattgcttgaacctgggaggcagaggttgcagtgagccaatatcgcaccactgcactccagcctgggcaacagcgcaagactctgtcttaaaaaaaaaaaaaaaaaaaaaaaaaaaagttggaggaggaaaaaaaaaaaaaccaaaaaactcctTATTCTTTCTAGATCTATCTAGACTGCTACATCAATAAAATAGAATCTAGCACCCTTGCAATTCAATGTAACAGACATAATAAGATTCCtcctagaaagaaaaaaggaggaaggaggatggagaggggaagaaaaggagaggaaggaataCCTTATTATGCCAGAAGGAACTTCTCTAATGATGACAAGGGTTAGATCAGACCTCAGGAAAGCTAAAGGGCGCCAATCTCACTTAACACTCAAGGGTCTACCAAAAACTGAAGtgaaatattctatttctataaaactgGTCTTCTACTTGACCTTTATCAGGGAAGATGGGGTAAGCTCACTGTAAAATAcgattttttcattttgtgtgtgtgtgtgtggtttttttttttttttttttgagatggagtcttgctctgttgccaggctggagtgcagtggcacaatctcagctcactgccacctctgactccctggttcaagtgattctcctgcctcagcctccagagcagttgggattacagtcacgtgccaccacacccagctaatttttgtattttttaagtagagacagggtatcacaatgttggccaggatggtcttgatctcctgaccttgtgatccgcctacctcggcctcccaaagtgctgggattacagatgtgagccacatcGCCTGGCtgtaaaatatgatttttctcaTTCCCTTCTGTAGTGTCTCACTCAGCATACTTGTTGAGGCAGCCCAGAGCTATAAGACAGAAAAACCCTATACAGGGAGCAATTCCTAAAAGACTATGTTATGGACTGAACTGTATCCCCCACCAAAGTTGTatgttgaattcctaacctccagcatctcagaatgtgaccctaTTTGGACAGGTTGACTACAGATatattaagatgaggtcatactgtaGTAGGTAGATCCCTACTTCGATGTGACTGTAAAATGTGGACACAGACAGGGACCTAGGGAAAACACCATGTGAAGGCTGGAGTTTGCTGCCACAAGCTAAGGAACTACCGGAAGCTAGAAGACAGGCCTGAAACAGACCCTTCCCTGGCACCTTCAGAGGCaccatggccctgccaacaccctgattttggatttctggcttTCGGAACTATGAGACAATGCATTCATGTTGTTCTGTGTCATatggtttgtggtactttgttaccaTAGCCCTAGGGAACTAATGCAGACTATAAGAGGCCAGTGTGCACTAGCCTACCCTCCTCAGATTGTACTTCAGATCCAGTCTTCTGCCTCATGGCCACAGCCACTACATTACCCCCAGCCTCAGCACCTCACTCTTGCTGCAAAAGCTCTGGTCTCCCTTACTTCAGACTCTATCTTCACTTTCTTCAATTGTCAAACCTCACTGCACACCACCTTCTTTGCATCAACCCCTTATTTAAAAAACTCCAGTGACTCACCGATTTTTACAGGAAAAAGCTAAAATTCTCCTGACTGGCATTTGGGCCTCTCTCTAAGCTAGCTCCAAATGCTAGGTGATACTCTCTTAGTGACCCTAGAACACGTAActttttttgttgcccaggctggtatgcagtggcataaccacagctcactgcagccttgacttcttgggctcaagcaattccccctcctcagcttcccaggtagcagggaccacaggcacataccaccatgaccagctaatttttatagagatagactctcaccatgttgcccaggctggtcagaaCATACAACTGTTATTCTCTATGTCATGCTTCCTTCTCCACTTGCCACTCTCCCCTTTCATCAGTCCAAATCTTGACCTTCCTGTGAAAACTACTGTCAGGACATACTTTCTCCTTGAAGCTCTCTCTCTATACTTGAGCCTAACACAACAGCCATATTTCTGATTCTATGCACTTTACTGCCTGCATCAGTCATCTGTACTCTTCACAGATTGCTTTGCATAGTTACCTGGCATTTGAAAAGTATATGCTTCAATTTCATAGCTGGACTAGGAGCTCCTTAATAATAGGGTCTATGTCTTATAATTTTGGAGGTACTTCTCAAAGCCAAAGACAATGCTTGGTGTATTACAGGCAACCTCTAAATTCTTACTGAATTAACTAttaaacatatatgaaaaattcctagaaatgctACCTTTGGCACTTCCTTCAATCAGGGAATTGAAATTGGAATAAATCTACAGATTTCATATAGTACTAATGGTCCCACATGTATctgaataatttaaaacttacaaggaataagaggaaaaaaatgacttgAGTCCCAAGTTACTTACCATTCTTCATCACTACATTGGACCACACATTGGCATTCAGGGCTTGGACAATTCGCTTTACTCCTGTAGATTCCGGGAAGTCATCTAATCAGGGAGGGAAATAGACATATTTATACATAACACTCATacagatatacatacacattcacaaaaatatgaccgggcacggtggctcacgcctgtaatcccagcactttgggaggccgaggcaggcagatcacctgaggttgggagttcgagaccagcctgaccaacatggagaaaccccgtctctactaaaaaatacaaaattagcctggtgtggtagcgcatgcccgtaattccagctactcaggaggctgaggcaggagaatcacttgaacccaggaggtggaggttgtggtgagccaagatggcaccattccagcctgggtaacaacagcaaaactccatctcaaaaaagaaaagaaaatgttatgtatATATCCCCCAAGCCATATTTTCAAATGACTGTGGTTTTGTTATCCTGTTTATTTAGTTGTTAGTTCACATtgtacaaggaaaaaaacaaatacagagcTTGGAGCTCCTGATAAGAATACTCTAGAGAAACTCATTTCCTCCTCAGCTGTCTGAGGATTGACCACCATCATGAACGACATGGTAGCTATCCAAACTGGAAAGTTCATGACCAACCAACTACTTCAGAGAAAACAAATGGTCATTGATGTCCTTCACCCCAGGAAGGCAACACTACCTAAGACAGAAATTTGGGAAAAAGTAGCCAAAATGTACAAGACCACACCAGATGTCATCTTTGAATTCAGAACTCATTTTGGTGGTGGCAAGACTACTGGCTTTGGCATAATTTATGATTCCTTGGATTATGCAAACGAAAAGGAACACAAACATAGACTTACAAGACATGGCCTGTGTGAGAAGAAAAAGACCTCAAGAAAGCAATGAAAGGAATGCAAGAACAGCATGAAGAAAGTTAGGCAGACTACAAAGGCCAGTGTTGGTGCTGGCAAAAAGCCGAAGGAGCAAAGGTGCTGGAAGGATGTTATCTGTGGCCGCTGTGGTTTTTTCATgattaataaactaaaaactttcaagtggaaaaaaaagaatattccagaAACTAAAGCAATTAAATAAACACACAATATAAGGCAGTTATATAAAAAAGTTATCCTCACCAATGGAATCTATTTATATTCTGAAAATGTAAGATTCCACTTATTACACACATTCCTGGCACAGTACGAGAGATACCAATCTAGACAGAATGAGTTTCCTTAAGGCAGGAACAGTCCTCTTATTAATAGTATGCTATAAAATCATGTAAATGCTCTATCCTCCGCTGGAAACGAAAGAATAATAAGTGTTATTTATGATTGATATCTATAGAAGAACTTCTTGATCAGAGAAAGACAGTTTGAGTGAGAAGTGAAATGACTACAAGTCTAAGAGACAGGCAAAGGGTCATTACAATAACTTAGTTTATTATGAGTACTATCCTGCTTCTGGAATTTGACTGATACTACTCAGAATAATGGGGCTGTAATCCCATAGTGTACCAAAAAGGTGGTATTCTTAGCTACAACATAGGAATGATTGTGTACAAAGGAAATGGAGATCCTACAGATGTTGAGGACTGTAAGGCTGCATCTGGAAAACAATGAGAGAAATAGTTTTCATgtggttaaaaaaggaaagtttCCTGAGTTTACAGAACATAATCCACACAGAACCTGTCTCTAGTGGCCAGCCTAGCCCTGGGTGGTTTAACAGGAAgagcacagagttacatgtcagAATATCTGAATTTGAAGCCAGGCTGTGACACTTATTAGCTATTTGATCAAGGGCGAATCACTTACACCATTCTTACAGAAAGTGGAAACAATACCACTCTATGCACATCTCTCCTAGAGGAAAGATGCACTGGAACTGACGATTTACTAATGTAACCTTCCCCCACACTggaaactccttgagggcaggaatctTGTCTTACTGAGTTCATATGCCcactgcctagcacagtgcctgaaaaACAGCAGGCACTCACCAACTGTTTAATGGATTGATGAATCATTTAAAGAATACCAGCCTACCAACCTAACAGAAATATAGTGattaaattgaaaatatagtGATTAAATTGAAAATACtcagccaggcggggtggctcatgcctgtaaccccagcactttgggaggccaaggcaggcggatcacgaggtcaggagatagagaccatcctctggctaacatggtgaaacaccgtctctactaaaaataccaaaaaaaaaaaaaaaattacccgggcatggtggtgggcgcagtcccagttacttgggaggctgaggcaggagaatagtgtgaacctgggaagcagagcttgcagtgagctgagatcgcgccactgcactctgggcgacaaagagagactctgtgtcaaataaataaagaaagaaataaaaataaataaagaaaatactctACCAAGATAAGTTTATCACCACCAATGTTTGGATGAAAATCTAAAAGTCACATTTATCTTAACTGTGAATGACttaattctcaaaagaataaCTAATATTTTAGATGACATAACCAGGAACCAAAAATGTGGTCTGAAATGAAGAGCTAGTACCCATAAGAGGAAAATTAATACAAACTAGCATAAAGTCCTATATTCATGTTCGAATAATACATGCAAgtaaaagatgaggaaatatGGCTTAGGaatagtttgtattttaaaagtctagGAAGGTTTTCATTATGTTACCTAAAGATGACATATCAAAAAACCCATTTTAAGATTAATCTGAATGAATACAAGAACATTATTCAGACAAAGGGCTATGAGAAATACAGTGTATAAAGGAGCAGAGATTCCAAAATGATAACAGTCAGATACTGACTCTCAaggacaagagaaagagaaaattctatTGCCAGAAATCACGCAGGCTCACATACACAAAACAGGGCACAAGTTTCAGGGAcctagaaaaacacagaaaaagatgtATTTGCCAATTTTCAATACTCTTTAaaatgagcaagaagaaaaacCAGCCTTTTTACTTCGGCTTTGTTCTCTTCTTCCCTGGCAAGTTTTATTCTCAAAGGTAAcagtattttggaaaaattataaataaaaccagaatatagaaaaatatttcttaattccttaataaaaatacaagtttcaTGAAATTACTGCTTATGTCTTATCTATGTACTTTAATTCACGTTGGTTTTCCCTGCCCAGGATGTCTTTTGGAACAACTGGCATATTCACAATGCCACCTCTCCACCAGTCCTCTCACTACAAGCCCAGGACCTTTTCTAACTTCTTCCCCATGGAGCAGCTGACACGTGAGAGTTCACAATGCCAGCATGTTCTCTgcacttttaaacaaaaataagctctcctgtctctaaaataccACAGCACCACTATTTCTTCTATAATACTTATGACATTCCACTTGATAATTCAATTATCTGTAAGTTTCATCTCTTGTACCAGATTATAAGGTTTTGGTGAACCAAAAACCCTCTTATCCTGGTAGATACCACAACAGGTGTACTTCAAaggagaaaagatgagaaaagaaatggggaaggggagtagaaaaggggaagaaatagAAGGTCCAGCAATAGCGGAGGACAGCGATTGCAGAGCTacctggggtggaggtgggggattAAATTAGGGGTCTGGGGTCTGTTTTTTGGCTTCAAATGTCCAAAAGACATTCAAATAGATCTGAAATGTCCCCTGCGATTCCTGGGAATTCAGTCTTAGGTTACTATGAATTCAAAATAAGAAACATCAACTTTAACTACTATGAAGGTCTAACTCTCCTTCTTcagcagtggggaaaggaaaaagaattggGAAAATGACAAAGATTTTAGAAAGCAGCCTTATACCTTTATCCAtaagaaaaacacacattttcaAAAGTTCTAAAACAGGTGGTAAAACCAAATAAATGAATTCTCACACTAAATATAAGACTACATCAATGGATTTTGCTTAAATCCTTGAAACAGCTGGGGAAAAAAGTTTCTTGAATTTTGCTGTGATTCTTCTTCCCTGAATTAAAATAATCTCTCATATCTGAATCTAAGTGCCATATTTTCTACTAACACATAAACACTTACCATCCTCCTCAGGCAACTCCTCTGGACTAAGTTCTACCAATTCGAAGCCATGTCTGATGCACCATTCTTGAGCTTTCTGTCGGTTTACACCTAAAATAATATGCAAAAGAATCTTCATaagtaagaagaaaacaaaacatgactATTCCTGCAATATTCTTCATAAATCTCAATGTGTTTCCCTTAATGTCAATGTTATTCTAAAGGCATCTATTCTAAAGGcatctaaaataacaaaaagaaaatgatttctcaACCCTGAAGTAtccattcttaaaaaaaagtaaatattacaaGATACCAAAGAAAAAtagctgaaaatattttcataaagcaATAAAGTCACATGGGATGTATGTCCTAAGTTAAGGAAACAGATGTACTCTGTTTATCAAGGAATGGCAAATGCGTGTCCCATCCACATGCCTTACCATCTTCAGACACTCTATCACAGACCAAGATCATCACCTCAGGTAACCATGCTTCTGCCAGTGGAAGCCATGAGGAAACACTGTCGAGACCCGATTTCTAGaaggaacaaaaaatataaacaaacaaaaccagagaaGAGATAGTAAGATAAAACGTAACGGGAAAAAAAGAAGGCATGCAGTAATTTCTTATTCAAGCCTTCATAGAAAACAAAGTCTTACTTGTGTGCTGTCAAAGTAAACCACAAATGCTTGGACAGATTCTGCAATCTCTGCAGTCACAAGAAATTTGTTTGGCACCACACACAAATTGATGTCCGCTGAATAGTATTTATTATCAATGGTCCAGGGATAAAATCTCACAGCGTCATTGGAAGTCACTTCCACAATAAGATCTTCTGTTCCAAggatatctaaaaataaatgacaacatTACCATGTAAAGTGCAAAACCAATATACATTGGTTGATTTTCTCAGTCAGATACCAGATAAAGCTGGTACTTTCGCTGTTTCCTTTTATGTGAGGATTTCAAAGGACCCTGCATTTATTAGCTTTAATCCTATCTTCTCTGATCATCTGATTACAAAAGTTATGGTGATATAATTTAAGTCACTGACTTTTTCTCTTTAAGAACACAAAAATCATTGTGAACTAGATTAGATAGTAGTAAAGGAAAAAACAGTCATACAACCAAATATCCAGAAAAGAGCAAGTAGAAGACAAAGAATGACAGTTGTATTTATCGTATTGCTTAAGTACTTCATAGGAGGTAGACTATAACAAGCTTCTGGAATCTGTAACTACTTTGTACTTATTGCAAACTAAAAGGAAGATAGGATTAAGGCTAACCcattaataaaatagaagagCTAC
The window above is part of the Macaca fascicularis isolate 582-1 chromosome 7, T2T-MFA8v1.1 genome. Proteins encoded here:
- the AAGAB gene encoding alpha- and gamma-adaptin-binding protein p34 isoform X2, with the protein product MAAGVPCALVTSCSSVFSGDQLVQHILGTEDLIVEVTSNDAVRFYPWTIDNKYYSADINLCVVPNKFLVTAEIAESVQAFVVYFDSTQKSGLDSVSSWLPLAEAWLPEVMILVCDRVSEDGVNRQKAQEWCIRHGFELVELSPEELPEEDDDFPESTGVKRIVQALNANVWSNVVMKNDRNQGFSLLNSLTGTNHSIGSADPCHPEQPHLPAADRTESLSDHRSGASNTTDAQVDSIVDPMLDLDIQELASLTTGGGDVENFERLFSKLKEMKGGQSILDGNRGRQR